One window of the Lysobacter sp. S4-A87 genome contains the following:
- a CDS encoding cystathionine gamma-synthase, with the protein MTDKHAGGGARKPGLGTLAIHAGQSPDPSTGAVMTPIYATSTYAQSSPGVHQGFEYSRSHNPTRFAYERCVAGLEGGSRGFAFASGLAATSTILELLDSRSHVIAMDDVYGGTYRLFERVRRRSAGLDFSWVNLTDVAAFEAAIRPETKMVWIETPTNPLLKLVDIAQIAAIARKRGLIVVVDNTFSSPILQRPLELGAHIVMHSATKYLNGHSDIVGGMAVVGDDAEIAEQMGFLQNAIGGVQGPFDSFLALRGLKTLHLRMEAHCENAQALAEWLEQHPAVEKVLYPGLKSHPQHELAKRQMDGFGGMVSIYLKGGLEAATRLCERTELFALAESLGGVESLVNHPAVMTHASIPPDRRAALGIGDNLVRLSVGIEDVADLRDDLSAALGA; encoded by the coding sequence ATGACCGACAAACACGCCGGAGGCGGGGCCCGCAAGCCCGGTCTGGGAACCCTTGCGATCCATGCCGGCCAATCGCCGGACCCGAGCACGGGCGCGGTCATGACGCCGATCTACGCCACCTCGACCTATGCACAGTCGAGCCCGGGCGTGCATCAGGGTTTTGAGTATTCGCGCAGCCACAACCCGACCCGCTTTGCCTACGAGCGCTGCGTCGCCGGCCTGGAAGGCGGCAGCCGTGGCTTTGCCTTCGCCTCGGGCCTGGCCGCGACCTCGACCATCCTCGAGTTGCTCGACTCTCGCAGCCATGTCATCGCCATGGACGACGTTTACGGCGGCACCTACCGCCTGTTCGAACGCGTGCGTCGCCGCTCGGCCGGGCTGGATTTCAGCTGGGTCAACCTGACCGACGTAGCCGCCTTCGAGGCGGCGATCCGTCCCGAAACGAAAATGGTCTGGATCGAGACCCCGACCAATCCGCTGCTGAAGCTGGTCGACATCGCCCAGATCGCGGCGATCGCGCGCAAGCGCGGCCTGATCGTCGTGGTCGACAACACGTTCAGCTCGCCGATCCTGCAGCGCCCGCTCGAGCTGGGCGCGCACATCGTCATGCACTCGGCGACCAAGTACCTCAACGGCCACTCCGACATCGTCGGTGGCATGGCCGTTGTGGGCGACGACGCCGAGATCGCCGAGCAGATGGGCTTTTTGCAGAACGCCATCGGCGGCGTGCAGGGACCGTTTGACAGCTTCCTGGCACTGCGTGGATTGAAGACGCTGCATCTGCGGATGGAGGCGCATTGCGAGAATGCGCAGGCCTTGGCGGAGTGGCTTGAGCAGCATCCGGCGGTGGAGAAGGTGCTCTACCCGGGGCTGAAGTCGCATCCGCAGCATGAGCTGGCGAAGCGGCAGATGGACGGGTTTGGCGGGATGGTCAGCATCTACCTGAAGGGTGGACTGGAAGCAGCCACGCGCTTGTGCGAAAGGACCGAACTGTTCGCCCTGGCCGAGTCGCTCGGTGGCGTGGAGAGCCTGGTCAACCATCCGGCAGTGATGACGCACGCGTCGATTCCGCCCGACCGGCGCGCCGCGCTGGGCATCGGTGACAACCTGGTGCGGTTGAGCGTGGGAATCGAGGATGTGGCGGACCTGCGCGATGACCTCAGCGCAGCGCTTGGCGCATGA
- a CDS encoding ABC transporter ATP-binding protein: MSSDAAYVVTEQPASDPGKGKPVISIRGAGKAYAMYDSPAHRLWQGILGRRKKFFREFWALRGVNLDVHRGETVGIVGRNGSGKSTLLQMIAGTLTPTEGTIEVNGRVAALLELGSGFNPEFTGRENVYLNAAILGLKRHEIDARLNSILEFADIGEFIDQPVRSYSSGMVVRLAFAVIVHVDADILIIDEALAVGDAFFSQKCMRFLRGFQEHGTLLFVSHDAAAVTNLCERALWLSAGEPKMVGSSQEIVESYMAQEHAVGRGKATGEVVKVESARKRSGRDEDPSLALQPDFRAARLTDAGFVNRMRAFEFTPDNVGIQFGARNAVVENVELRAQGEAVHLLRGGEVVELRISVRLEQALDNVIIGFFVKDRLGQRLFGDNTYFACMHQPPGGESGQVLRATFKFRMPVLPVGSYMIDAAVATGDQQDHTQQHWIHDALEFRALDDVMCFGLVGLPMLDIAVENEGSA; this comes from the coding sequence ATGTCCTCTGACGCCGCTTACGTCGTGACTGAGCAACCGGCTTCAGACCCGGGCAAGGGCAAGCCTGTCATTTCCATCCGTGGTGCCGGCAAGGCATACGCGATGTACGACAGCCCGGCCCATCGCCTGTGGCAGGGAATCCTTGGTCGGCGCAAGAAGTTCTTCCGTGAGTTCTGGGCACTCCGGGGGGTCAACCTCGACGTCCATCGCGGCGAGACGGTGGGAATTGTCGGTCGCAATGGCTCGGGCAAATCAACCCTGCTACAGATGATCGCGGGCACGCTGACTCCCACCGAGGGCACCATCGAGGTGAACGGCCGCGTAGCCGCGCTGCTCGAATTGGGCAGCGGCTTCAACCCGGAGTTCACTGGCCGAGAGAACGTCTACCTCAATGCCGCGATCCTCGGACTCAAGCGCCACGAGATCGATGCGCGCCTGAACAGCATCCTTGAGTTTGCCGACATCGGCGAGTTCATCGACCAGCCGGTCCGCAGCTACTCCAGCGGCATGGTCGTGCGTCTGGCCTTTGCCGTCATCGTCCACGTAGACGCGGACATCCTCATCATCGATGAGGCGCTGGCGGTAGGTGATGCCTTCTTCTCGCAAAAGTGCATGCGCTTCCTGCGTGGTTTCCAGGAACACGGGACGCTGTTGTTCGTCAGCCATGACGCTGCTGCCGTGACCAACTTGTGCGAACGCGCACTCTGGCTGAGTGCGGGCGAACCAAAGATGGTCGGCAGTTCCCAGGAGATCGTCGAGTCGTACATGGCGCAGGAGCACGCGGTGGGGCGGGGGAAAGCCACCGGAGAAGTCGTCAAGGTCGAAAGCGCTCGCAAGCGAAGCGGTCGCGACGAGGATCCGTCCCTGGCCCTGCAGCCGGACTTCCGCGCCGCACGTCTGACAGACGCCGGGTTCGTGAACCGGATGAGGGCTTTCGAGTTCACTCCGGACAATGTCGGAATACAGTTCGGTGCGCGCAACGCCGTCGTCGAGAACGTTGAGTTGCGGGCGCAAGGGGAGGCCGTGCACCTTCTGCGTGGTGGCGAGGTCGTTGAGTTGCGGATTTCCGTGAGGCTCGAGCAGGCCCTGGACAACGTGATCATCGGGTTCTTCGTGAAGGACCGGCTCGGACAGCGCCTGTTCGGCGACAACACGTACTTTGCGTGCATGCACCAGCCTCCCGGCGGCGAATCTGGTCAAGTGCTTCGCGCAACGTTCAAATTCAGGATGCCGGTGCTGCCGGTGGGTTCATACATGATTGATGCTGCGGTCGCCACAGGCGACCAGCAGGACCACACGCAGCAGCATTGGATCCACGATGCGCTGGAGTTCCGTGCGCTCGATGACGTCATGTGTTTTGGTCTGGTTGGATTGCCCATGCTGGACATTGCTGTAGAGAACGAGGGAAGTGCCTGA
- a CDS encoding ABC transporter permease: MSILSAFGSNRSLVFELTRREILGRYRGASFGLLWSLISPFLMLMVYTLAFGFIMKSRWPGTTGTTTEFALILFVGLTVHGFFAECVNRAPSLIVGNTSYVKRVVFPLDLLVWSMTFSALFHLLMNTVVLLLLQLLWNGQIHATTLLFPLVVLPLIILTVGVGWIVSALGVFLRDIGQVVGVVTAAMLFLSSAIVPVDSVPEHYRWVFMANPLTFIINEARQVVIWGNAPNWLGLGIYFVIAIAVASFGHMLFQKLRKGFADVL, from the coding sequence ATGAGCATCCTTTCCGCGTTTGGTAGCAACCGCTCGCTCGTCTTCGAGCTGACGCGGCGTGAGATCCTCGGCCGTTACCGCGGCGCAAGTTTCGGGCTGTTGTGGTCGCTGATCAGTCCCTTCCTGATGTTGATGGTCTATACGCTGGCCTTCGGATTCATCATGAAGAGCCGTTGGCCGGGAACGACAGGAACGACCACCGAATTCGCCTTGATCCTGTTCGTCGGCCTGACGGTGCACGGATTCTTCGCCGAGTGCGTGAACCGTGCCCCCAGCCTCATTGTCGGCAACACCAGTTACGTCAAGCGGGTCGTGTTCCCACTCGACCTGCTGGTCTGGAGCATGACGTTCTCGGCACTGTTTCACCTGCTGATGAACACGGTGGTCTTGCTGCTGCTGCAATTGCTCTGGAACGGCCAGATCCACGCCACGACGCTGCTGTTTCCCCTCGTGGTGCTGCCGTTGATCATCCTCACCGTTGGCGTGGGCTGGATCGTGTCGGCCCTTGGCGTCTTCCTGCGCGACATCGGCCAGGTTGTGGGCGTGGTTACCGCTGCAATGCTGTTCCTGTCATCGGCCATCGTGCCCGTGGACTCCGTCCCGGAACACTATCGCTGGGTGTTCATGGCCAATCCGCTCACATTCATCATCAATGAAGCGCGCCAGGTCGTTATCTGGGGAAATGCGCCCAACTGGCTTGGGCTGGGCATCTATTTCGTGATTGCCATTGCCGTGGCCTCCTTTGGTCACATGCTCTTCCAGAAGCTTCGAAAAGGGTTTGCCGATGTCCTCTGA